A stretch of the Mustelus asterias unplaced genomic scaffold, sMusAst1.hap1.1 HAP1_SCAFFOLD_145, whole genome shotgun sequence genome encodes the following:
- the LOC144484928 gene encoding uncharacterized protein LOC144484928, whose protein sequence is MEKPWKCGDCGKGFRYPSALEIHQRSHTGERPFTCSVCGKGFSQLSSLQTHNLAHTNERPFKCSDCGSGFKSSQVLMMHQRIHTEERPFSCSHCSKRFRTSYNLRKHQRVHTGERPFICSVCGKGFIQSSSLREHNLTHTNERPFKCCDCGSGFKSSQDLVSHQRIHTEERPFSCSHCTKWFRKAYNLRIHQRVHNGEKPFTCSNCGKGFNQSSNLLKHQRVHTGERLFTCSNCGKGFTQSSHLLTHQRVHTGERPFTCSVCGKRFTHSSNLRRHNLTHTKERPF, encoded by the coding sequence atggagaaaccatggaaatgtggggactgtggaaagggattcagatacccatctgcactggaaattcatcaacgcagtcacactggggagagaccattcacctgctctgtgtgtgggaagggattcagtcagttatccagcctgcagacacacaatctcgctcacaccaatgagagaccgtttaaatgctctgactgtgggagcggattcaaaagctctcaggtacTGATGatgcaccagcgcattcacactgaggagagaccgttcagctgctctcactgctcaaagaggtttagaacatcatacaacctgcggaaacaccagcgagttcacaccggggagagaccattcatctgctctgtgtgtgggaagggattcattcagtcatccagcctgcgggaacacaatctcactcataccaatgagagaccctttaagtgctgtgactgtggaagtggttttaaaagctctcaggatctggtgtcccaccagcgcattcacactgaggagagaccgttcagctgctctcactgcacaaagtggTTTAGAAAAGCATacaacctgcggatacaccagcgagttcacaacggggagaaaccgttcacctgctccaattgtgggaaaggattcaatcagtCTTCCAacttgctgaaacaccagcgagttcacactggggagagactgttcacctgttccaattgtgggaagggattcactcagtcatcccatctgctgacgcaccagcgcgttcacactggggagaggccgttcacctgctctgtgtgtgggaagagattcactcattcatcgaaCCTGCGCaggcacaatctcactcacaccaaagaGAGACcgttttaa